The following coding sequences lie in one Prionailurus viverrinus isolate Anna chromosome X, UM_Priviv_1.0, whole genome shotgun sequence genomic window:
- the TSPAN6 gene encoding tetraspanin-6, translating to MASPSRRLQTKPVITCFKSVLLIYTFIFWITGVILLAVGIWGKVSLENYFSLLNEKATNVPFVLIGTGTVIILLGTFGCFATCRASAWMLKLYAMFLTLIFLVELVAAIVGFVFRHEIKNSFKNNYEKTIKQYNSTGDYRSDAVDKIQNTLHCCGVTDYRDWKDTNYYLEKGFPKSCCKLENCSPQRDADKVNNEGCFIKVMTIIESEMGVVAGISFGVACFQLIGIFLAYSLSRAITNNQYEIV from the exons ATGGCGTCCCCGTCTCGGAGACTGCAGACCAAACCAGTCATTACTTGTTTCAAGAGCGTCCTCTTGATCTACACTTTCATCTTCTGG ATCACTGGTGTTATCCTTCTTGCCGTTGGCATTTGGGGCAAGGTGAGCCTGgagaattatttttcccttttaaatgagAAGGCCACCAATGTCCCCTTCGTGCTCATTGGCACCGGCACTGTCATTATTCTTTTGGGCACCTTTGGCTGTTTTGCTACCTGCCGAGCTTCTGCATGGATGCTAAAACTG TATGCAATGTTTCTGACTCTCATTTTTTTGGTTGAACTGGTTGCTGCCATCGTAGGATTTGTTTTTAGACATGAG ATTAAGAACAGTTTTAAGAATAATTATGAGAAAACTATAAAGCAGTATAACTCTACGGGAGATTATAGAAGCGATGCAGTAGACAAGATTCAAAATACG ttgcatTGTTGTGGTGTCACCGACTATAGAGATTGGAAGGATACTAATTATTACTTAGAAAAAGGATTTCCCAAGAGTTGCTGCAAACTTGAAAATTGTTCTCCACAGAGAGATGCTGATAAAGTAAACAATGAA GGTTGTTTTATAAAGGTGATGACCATTATAGAGTCAGAAATGGGAGTGGTTGCAGGAATTTCCTTTGGAGTTGCTTGCTTCCAG ctGATTGGAATCTTTCTAGCCTACTCCCTCTCTCGAGCCATAACAAATAACCAGTATGAGATAGTGTAA